The Oceanidesulfovibrio indonesiensis genomic sequence TGAAGATCCGCCACCCTAACGGGTACGAGTCCACATACATGCACCTCTCAAAATTCGGCAAGAGCCTGGAAAAGGGCAAAAAGGTCCGACAGAGCGACGTCATCGGCTATGTTGGCTCGACAGGGCTGTCCACAGGGCCGCATCTTGACTTCCGGATGAAGCGGCACGGCAAGTGGGTCAACCCCGAAAAAATCGAGAACGTCCGGGCAGAAGGCATTGCAAAAGACAAATTGGACTCGTTCCAACAGGTGATGGCGCGTCATCACGCCGCGCTGACCGGCCAGCTGGCCGCGGCAGACGATATCCAACCCGAGCCCGCGTCGCTGCAATAACCGAACCTGCATACTGATCCAAATAACCGGCGGACGAGCATGCTCCTCTGCCGGTTTTTTTGAATCATCCGATCAAGACGCATTCGCCCCATGAATGCCCCCTAGCAGGTCAGGGCGTTTGTCGCATGCTCAGGATTGCAACGTGATTCAGAGCTGCGGCACTGGAATACAGGTGCGCGGGAAATGCTCTACCAATGGTCGTGCAATGGCTGACGTCTACTGCGGTCCAAAAAATCAGACGCTGTGCGTTCCATGCGCATACTCTCCGGGAGGAAGGTCCATGACGATTCAAAGTCGCGTTTCGGTCTTGAGCTGCATTGCGCTGCTGCTGGTTGCGGTCGGCGCTGCCGCGAGCGAGTTGCCCGAGGGCTTCGTTCACCTCGACGAGGCGGCCCCGGGCGTTGCGCAGGAGGTGCGCTACTACGGGGAGGACAATTTCGTGGGCGCTCAGGTGGACGGCTATCTCGCCCCGCGCATCATCGCCACGCGTCAGGTGGCCGAGGCGCTGCAGAAAGTGCAGGAGCGTCTGGAGCCGTTCGGCCTGGGGCTCAAGGTGTTCGACGCCTACAGGCCGCAGCGGGCTGTGGACCACTTCGTGCGCTGGGCCGAGGACCTGGAAGACACCGCGACCAAAGCCAGGTATTACCCGGACGTGCCCAAGGACGAGCTCTTCGAGCAGGACTACATAGCATCGCGTTCCGGACACAGCCGCGGCTCGGCTGTGGACCTGACAATCATCTCGCTGGACGATGGCGTGGAGCTGGACATGGGGTCGGGCTTCGATTTTTTCGGACCGATCTCCTGGCCTGATTCACGGGAGGTGGGAACGCAGCAACGCGCCAACCGCCTGCTTCTGCGCACCCTGATGCTGGAGCACGGCTTCAACCCGTACCCTCGCGAGTGGTGGCACTTCAGCCTGGCCGATGAACCGTTCCCAAACACGTATTTCGACTTTCCTGTGCAGTAGGTCCGCCCAGCCACATATATAGTTGCTCTGTCCAGTTTTGTGGACAAAGATGTTCTGCACGGCCGCTCCAGTCGGGGCGGCTTATTCTTTGCCTGCGCGGAGATGGTGTGGTCCGTTTGTGCGGGACAGGATGCGGACTATGCTATTTTCTGAAGAAGTAGAGGATGATGCTGATGATGAGGCTGATGACGATGCACGAGGCGATGGGAATGTAGATGCGCGTTCCGGGGCGTTCGATCCGGATATCTCCCGGCAGACGTCCCAGGGGGAACTTCTCCCAGATCGCGCGCAGAAACGGCACGGAATCCCACAGAAGCATCAGGCCGCCTATGGCGGCGAGGGCGATGCCGATGTACAAGAGCAGCCGGCCGGGATTGAAGTTGTCCATGGTTACGAGGTGTTGCGGGGAATTCATCTACTGTGGACAGACCGCGCGGAATGGGCTGCATCCACGGCCGCCGCGGTCCTTGCATGCCTGTCTGGCTGCTTGGTTTGCTGCGCGGGCGTCCTTTCCGGAACCGAACCCGGCCTTGCCGGCCGAGCCGAGAGCCATGGCCACGCATCCACCCTCCGAATTCACCACAACCCGGCAGTCCTGCCGGCCGCAGGCATTGAGGGCGGCGTTCCAGGCATTGTCCAGGGTGAACTGATTGTAGGACGTGCCGAGCGTGCCCGCGGCGTAGGAATAAGCCATGGCCTGCCAGCGGTTGTCCGTGGGACGCCTGGGCGGCGCAGGAACGGTGAGCACGCCGAGGGGCTTGATGTACAGGCGATGAATGTAGCCGAACCCGCCCGTGATGAGCGGTACTTCGTAGAAATCGCCGACACGTGCGGTGACTTTCATGGTCTGGCCGCGAACGACAGAACCCAGGATGTCGGCGCCCAGGTTCGGGGCCTGGCGGATGTTCGCCGCCTCGTCCGCGCGGAAATCCCGCGGCGGGTCGTACTCCCAGCGCTGCTCGGCGAGAGCTTCGATTGCGAGCAGGGTGAGCGCGAAGAAAATTGCGAAAAGGACGCGGTACCGATGCATCTTCATGTGGCGGCAAGGTGATGTCTGCATGGCATTGCTGTAGCACGTTGCTGGTTCAGTGTCGTGGGCCAAGGGTGCGCACTCCTAGAGTCTGTGGCGGGTCAGACATTTCATTCCGCAGGGAAAATGCACAAAAATTGCCTGTCAAATTGACTATAGCACATTGCCGGATCGTGTCCATGTGAGCAGTGGACGGAATGAATGGGTGTAACGCGATCAGACGGCCTCAGGATGTGCGTCCAGCACAGCCGGCAAGGTAACGACCACCCTCGTGCCGCCATCCTCGGGCTGCTCCAACACCAGGGCGCCGCGATGCTCGCTGACGATGGAGTTACAGATGGACAGGCCCAGGCCGGTTCCCTCGCCTTCCGGCTTCGTGGTGAAGAACGGGTCGAATATATCGTCGAGAAGGGCTGGATCGATTCCGCTGCCGCGGTCCTCCACCACGATGGCGACGGCAGGTTGCTGGCTGAGCGTGGTCATGGACGCCGAAATGCAGAGTCGTTTTTCCGGATCGGCGTAGGGGTGCCTTTCGTTCAGGGCGAACCGGGCGTTGGAGATGAGATTCATAAGAATCTGCTGCAATTCCCAGGTAATGCAGTCGGCGGACGGAAGGTCGTCCGGGATGTCCAGCGCCAGGGTGATGCCCTCGCGAATCAGCCGCGGTTCCACGAGTTCGATGACGGAACGAACCGCTCCGAGCACTGAGCAGGGGGCCTTTTCCGAAGCGTGGCTGCGGGCGAACCCGAGCACGCCATGCGCAAGCCGGGCGATGCGTTCGCCTTCTGTGATGATCTTGTCGAGGAATTGCGAGCCAGCCCCGTCCAGGCCGCCGTTGTCGTCGATCATGTCCAGCAGGACTTGCGCGTAGTTGATGATGCCGTTGACCGGGTTGTTAATCTCGTGGGCGAGGCCGGCTGCGAGTTCTCCGAGAGAGGCAAGCTGGCCGGTGCGTACGAGTTCTGCCTTGAGCTGCTTTTCACCGGTCAGGTCGATGCCCACGCCCAGCACGGCCGTGACCTGTCCCTCTGCGTCGCGCAAGGGAACGCGTATGATCCGCATCCAGCGCGTCTCTCCCTGGCAGTTCTGGAGCTTGTACTCGCCATCCGCACGATCGAGCGTTCCGGCATACAGGTCGTCCTCCGCGGCTCTGTAGGATTCGTCCTCGTAGACCATGGGCGCGAGTTCTCCGGGGGATCGTCCGAGCAACTCCTCCTCGGTCCGTCCATGGAACCTGCAGGCGGCGGCATTTGCCAGCATAATCAGTCTGTTGCGGTCTCGGACGGTGATCATGTTGGGAACCGCTTCAATGACTTCCTTCAGAAACAGCCCCTGGGCCTTGATGGCCTGCTGCGCGCGGAGGCGCTCGCCGATGTCCCGCACGGCGGCGAGGCGCACGTCCTTTCCCTGCCAGGAGATGCGGCGCATGGATATTTCCACGGGAATGGGCGAACCGTCGCAATGGGTGTGGGTCTGGAAGAGCATGGCGGGCTCTTTGCCACGAGGCTTTCTATTGTACGGGAGCAGTGCAGACTGATGCACGAGATCCCCGAATTTCATGCCGAGGAGAAAGTCGCGCGAGTAGCCGTACATTTCCTCCGTGGCGGCGTTGGCCTCGAGTATGGTGTCTTCTGTATCATCGATAACGAAGATGGCGTCCGTTTCCAGCTCGAACAGTTGCTTGTACTTCTGCTCGGTTTCGCGGCGGTTGAGCTCCGCGCGTCGAAGCTCGCCCACATCCACGATGGTCCCCAGCATGCGCTTGGGGTCGGCGCCTTGCCATGAAACCACCATGGCGCGGCAGAAGAGGCGACGCCACTCGCCGTTCGGCAGGGCTATGCGCAACTCCGCTTCGAAACGATGATTTTTTCCCTCGATATGTTCCCGGTAGCTTTTCGCGAGGCGGTCGACGTCTTCGGGATGGATGCGGTTCCATAGCGTCGCAGTGTCGTCGATGCGCGTGGTCTCCCATCCGATCATGCGCGCAGCCGAATCGGACAGCAGCACGGTGCGGTTGATGATGTCGTAGTCCCACACGCCGTCCGTGGTGGCCTCCAGGGTTAGCCGCAGACGCTCTTCGCTCTCCTGCAGTACGTTCATGTCCTCGAAACGAACGATGGCGTTGGCCATCATTTCGGCCACTATCTGCAAGAGTTCCGTATCCGCCGGCTCCCATTCCCGCCGGCGGTGGACCATGTCGAACCCGAAAAAACCGACAAGCGCGCCGCGTCCGACCATGGGCACGAGCAGAAGCGACAGGATGTTCTGTTGCTCGAGTTCGTTGCGTTCCGCTTTCGCTTCCTCGGGCAGCTCCCGGACATACGGAACGAGCACAGGTTGCAGATTGAAAAGTTTCTCCTGAATCCAGGGAAACAGGCCGAAGGGGACATTCTGGAGCCTGTCTTTGACTGGAGATATCCCGGCAGCGACCCATTCGTGGGTGTTCGTGAAGGTCTCGCATCGGGCATCGAGCAGCATGACGTATCCGCGATCCGCTTCCAGGAATTCACCTGTTTCACGGATTGTCGCATTCAGGAGGCCATCCAGCGTCGCCCTGCGTTCGGCCGGGTCGCCCTGCGGCGTTGCGCCGGCGAAACGCCGCGAAATGAACGCAACGAGCGCTTCGAAGCCTATGCGATAGTCAATTCCGCGCCGTTTTTCGGAAACGAATTTGTCGTACATTATGGCACTTCGATTGAGACTGGTTTACGATTCGCACACATGATGCGCAGGCGGGATGTATAGCAGAGAGGGAATCGCCTTGAAAGGACTTTGGATATAGCGTTCCGGTTGACTTTCACGGCGCCTTCTCGCCATTGTAGGTTTTCGGATCGAGGGTCGTCCTGGTGTTGCTGTTTCGGATATTGCTTGGACCATGGAGGGTTTCGTCCTATGATCCACCCGGATCGGGCGCGGCTGCCCGAGCACGGGGAAGCGAAAACATTTCGTGGAGCGCATTGTTGTTCAGGCTGTGCTCCCGTGGCGTTTGCCGCGCGGCTTCGACGCGAAGGTGGCGATAACCATAACAGAGAAGCGGAACTGCAAGTAGTCTTTGCTTCCGGCAATAATGACAACCATTCCGGATTTTCCGCAATAGAACGCGATGTCCATGGAGGATATCGAGATGGCTTTTCTGGATAAGTTGCTTGGCAAAAAGCAGGACACGGTGTCTCCGCAAAGTTCCAGCGGAGTGCAGCAGACAACTTCTGGCGCGAGCGCCGTCTCGTCGGACGCTTCGTCGGAAGGCGCCTCGGCGTACACGCTGCGCGCCAAACGCGGACAGGACGGACAGGTCCTGCTTCTCGTTGTGGCCGGCAGGCTGGACGCTTTATCCTCGCCTGCGTTCGAAACCGAATGCGCGCGGTACCTGGCGCCCGGCGTCCAATACTGTATCATGGAATGCCAGGGGCTTACGTATCTTTCCAGTGCAGGGCTGCGTAGTCTGATGACGCTTTCCATGAGGCTCCGCTCCATGAACGCCGCCCTGGTCTTCAGCGGCCTGAACGAGAACGTGCGAGGCATTTTCCATTCGGCCGGCCTGCTCAAAATGTTCCCTGTCTACGTTTCCGTTGAAAAGGCTGTGCGCAGCATCCGGAAAGGGTAGGCCATGGTTCGGCGGCGCCGTTTTCCGGCAAAGCTGGAGAGCCTCCCCGAGGTGCGCGATTTCGTGTTGGGCGAGGCGTCCCGGGTCGGGCTCTCTGATGCCAGGATAATTGTTCTGGAACTCGTGCTCGAAGAGCTCGTCGTGAACATCGTGTCCTATGCGTACGCCTGTCCCGTGAACGGGCCGGATAACGCGTCGGAGCCAGCATGCGCGCCGATGGTGGTGCCTGTGGAGCAAACGCCGAACGACGCGCACCTGGATGTGCAATGCGGATCGTGCGCGGACGCACAGAAAATGCACGCGCCCATGGCCGACGCCATAGCCCGTTCCGGCATCGAGCCCGCCGATCTTTTCTGCGTGGTGCTGGAAGATTCCGGCATTGCATTCGACCCCCTGGCGGCGTCGCCGCCGAACCATCTGGATGAGGACCTGGAAACAAGACAATGCGGCGGGCTGGGCATCCACTTCGCCAAAGAGCGCTCCGCCGTGATGGCGTATGAGCGCGATGGCGGAAAGAACCGCCTCGGATTCGGCATACTGCGGCAATAGCGCGTGATGCGCTGGACGGAAACGGCGGGGGGTCAGGACCTGCGATCGTCCTCGGCGTCTATGCCTCCAATCGCACTTTCATCAAGGTAGAGGTCATTGTACTCATCGCCTTCGGCGCCGATTTCCAGCTCGAAGTATCCGCTCTCGTCGGCGTCGTCGAGGGCGAACTCCACATCGGAATCCGGATACTGAGGATACACCGTCACGTCCGAATGGATGGAGATGAAGCTGCCCGGGTCATCGTGGGGTGCGAGCGACTGATCCTGAAGGTCGGGGTTCTGGGCGTACATATCGCCGGGGAGCGAAGGTATGAGCTCGAATCCACCTTCTTGCAGCGGTTCTTCCGAGTAACCGTCCGGAGCCGTGGGGCCGGGAGGCGGCAGGTCCTCGTCGAGCACCTCGTATTCATCCAGGTCGAGAGACAGCAGCGCCATGTCGTCGTCTGGTTCGAGCATATCTTCAGGATCGGCGGTCAACCGGAAATCGTCCAGGTTGGGCGGCTCCGGGATGCTGTCCTCGAACTCCCTGTCCGCAAGTGCGGCATCCGCGGAAAAGATCGACTCGGGCAGATCCAGCGGCAGATCCTCGTCGACCTCCAGGTCTTCGAGCTCGTCGCCCAGGTACAGGGCGGATGTGACGTCGTCCGCTTCCGGAATGTCGATGGTCCACTCCGGAGCGAGGTCCAGGAGTTCCTCTTCCTCCTCGATTTGCGCGTATGTCGTATCCGGCGATTCAAACATCGCGCCGTCGTTGTGCTCATTCGCGGGGATGAGAGCGATCGCCTCGTCGTCGGGTCCACGGGCGTAGCCATTCTCATCGATAGCCAGCTCGGGGGGGTGATCGGGAATGGGGAGTTTCGCGTACGCCCCTGTTGGTTCTTCGCGGATGTCGGCAGCGTCTGGCCCGGCTTCCCGTCTGCTGAAATCCGACGTCGTGTTCTGTGATGCATCGTCATCCGAGAGTCCTGCCAGGGCTTGCGGCAGTGGATCTGATAGAGCCTGGCCGGGTTGCGAGTCGTCGCCCTCGTACTCGTGCGGCAGGAAAGGCGGCGCCGCATGCGCCTGCGGACCATCTCCGGCTGATGCGACATGATCTTTGGCCTGATCCGGGCGCCTGAGCACAAGCAGCGTAATGTCGTCCGACTGCTCCGCCTCTTTCTCGTGGAGCTCAACCGCTTTGACGATGATCCTGCTCAGCAGTCTCGAAGTTTTTTCGAAATACCTGCCGGACACGAGTTCGAGCCTGCGCTCGCCGAACAGGATGCGCGAGGGGCTCATGGCCTCGGTCACGCCGTCCGAATAGGCGATGATCGTATCGCCGGGTCCAATGGCGTGAACGTGCGTGCTGAACGAAGCTTCGGGCAGGATGCCGAGCATGGGGTCCTCGGTTATCGGCAGGTACTCTGTAGAGCCGTCGGCCCTGACCACGAGAGGCGGATTGTGGCCGCCGGCGGCAAACCGCAGATCGCCGTCATCGGTGTTCAGGATGCCCACGAACAGCGTGACGAACATTTGCGAGGCGTTGCCACGGCAGAGTTCTTCGTTGATTTCGAGCAGCATGCGTCCCGGGTCGGCCACCTGTCGCGTCTTGGATCTGAGAAGCGACATGGTGAGGG encodes the following:
- a CDS encoding M15 family metallopeptidase, whose amino-acid sequence is MTIQSRVSVLSCIALLLVAVGAAASELPEGFVHLDEAAPGVAQEVRYYGEDNFVGAQVDGYLAPRIIATRQVAEALQKVQERLEPFGLGLKVFDAYRPQRAVDHFVRWAEDLEDTATKARYYPDVPKDELFEQDYIASRSGHSRGSAVDLTIISLDDGVELDMGSGFDFFGPISWPDSREVGTQQRANRLLLRTLMLEHGFNPYPREWWHFSLADEPFPNTYFDFPVQ
- a CDS encoding DUF2905 domain-containing protein gives rise to the protein MNSPQHLVTMDNFNPGRLLLYIGIALAAIGGLMLLWDSVPFLRAIWEKFPLGRLPGDIRIERPGTRIYIPIASCIVISLIISIILYFFRK
- a CDS encoding DUF4189 domain-containing protein yields the protein MAHDTEPATCYSNAMQTSPCRHMKMHRYRVLFAIFFALTLLAIEALAEQRWEYDPPRDFRADEAANIRQAPNLGADILGSVVRGQTMKVTARVGDFYEVPLITGGFGYIHRLYIKPLGVLTVPAPPRRPTDNRWQAMAYSYAAGTLGTSYNQFTLDNAWNAALNACGRQDCRVVVNSEGGCVAMALGSAGKAGFGSGKDARAANQAARQACKDRGGRGCSPFRAVCPQ
- a CDS encoding PAS domain S-box protein — translated: MYDKFVSEKRRGIDYRIGFEALVAFISRRFAGATPQGDPAERRATLDGLLNATIRETGEFLEADRGYVMLLDARCETFTNTHEWVAAGISPVKDRLQNVPFGLFPWIQEKLFNLQPVLVPYVRELPEEAKAERNELEQQNILSLLLVPMVGRGALVGFFGFDMVHRRREWEPADTELLQIVAEMMANAIVRFEDMNVLQESEERLRLTLEATTDGVWDYDIINRTVLLSDSAARMIGWETTRIDDTATLWNRIHPEDVDRLAKSYREHIEGKNHRFEAELRIALPNGEWRRLFCRAMVVSWQGADPKRMLGTIVDVGELRRAELNRRETEQKYKQLFELETDAIFVIDDTEDTILEANAATEEMYGYSRDFLLGMKFGDLVHQSALLPYNRKPRGKEPAMLFQTHTHCDGSPIPVEISMRRISWQGKDVRLAAVRDIGERLRAQQAIKAQGLFLKEVIEAVPNMITVRDRNRLIMLANAAACRFHGRTEEELLGRSPGELAPMVYEDESYRAAEDDLYAGTLDRADGEYKLQNCQGETRWMRIIRVPLRDAEGQVTAVLGVGIDLTGEKQLKAELVRTGQLASLGELAAGLAHEINNPVNGIINYAQVLLDMIDDNGGLDGAGSQFLDKIITEGERIARLAHGVLGFARSHASEKAPCSVLGAVRSVIELVEPRLIREGITLALDIPDDLPSADCITWELQQILMNLISNARFALNERHPYADPEKRLCISASMTTLSQQPAVAIVVEDRGSGIDPALLDDIFDPFFTTKPEGEGTGLGLSICNSIVSEHRGALVLEQPEDGGTRVVVTLPAVLDAHPEAV
- a CDS encoding STAS domain-containing protein, yielding MAFLDKLLGKKQDTVSPQSSSGVQQTTSGASAVSSDASSEGASAYTLRAKRGQDGQVLLLVVAGRLDALSSPAFETECARYLAPGVQYCIMECQGLTYLSSAGLRSLMTLSMRLRSMNAALVFSGLNENVRGIFHSAGLLKMFPVYVSVEKAVRSIRKG
- a CDS encoding ATP-binding protein, with the translated sequence MVRRRRFPAKLESLPEVRDFVLGEASRVGLSDARIIVLELVLEELVVNIVSYAYACPVNGPDNASEPACAPMVVPVEQTPNDAHLDVQCGSCADAQKMHAPMADAIARSGIEPADLFCVVLEDSGIAFDPLAASPPNHLDEDLETRQCGGLGIHFAKERSAVMAYERDGGKNRLGFGILRQ
- a CDS encoding SpoIIE family protein phosphatase — protein: MTRSLKGKLLALLVAILAATAACVILIGMQDVRTLSERAESRSADNVLQLVRHTVETTYRNLLSNRVETVTDHKQRLAESADMAMDGLTEFATLAERGVLSPAEAQQQALDWIRGLKLGEKAYFLLYDARLRPLARNFGPGLGSLSGVEDIKGRPLLASMRDEARTYGSAYSVFHAPRTNSDAQARLIGYFAEVPGFDWVLSTGVDIADVEREEARRLENALTILGQSLREVRIADSGFAFVFDGAGHLLVAPPERPFPMDDAVADVVSTGSLASIIAAVGNKSNPLTMSVKDGQGAEHAVDIRVFHYAPLDWYVGVASFQAEVAAPAQHLVLRQSLVIGVVFLVAFILTAFLVDRIAKPLRRLAGLAVQIGSSDFNAPETHIGNELHKLSRKRRDEVGLVALALRTMESSLRENVANLLQATKERERIDHELELARAIQMDMLPNAPEAHLDDDDIELHALLIPAREVGGDLFYYERLGPGRILFAVGDVSGKGVPAALFMALTMSLLRSKTRQVADPGRMLLEINEELCRGNASQMFVTLFVGILNTDDGDLRFAAGGHNPPLVVRADGSTEYLPITEDPMLGILPEASFSTHVHAIGPGDTIIAYSDGVTEAMSPSRILFGERRLELVSGRYFEKTSRLLSRIIVKAVELHEKEAEQSDDITLLVLRRPDQAKDHVASAGDGPQAHAAPPFLPHEYEGDDSQPGQALSDPLPQALAGLSDDDASQNTTSDFSRREAGPDAADIREEPTGAYAKLPIPDHPPELAIDENGYARGPDDEAIALIPANEHNDGAMFESPDTTYAQIEEEEELLDLAPEWTIDIPEADDVTSALYLGDELEDLEVDEDLPLDLPESIFSADAALADREFEDSIPEPPNLDDFRLTADPEDMLEPDDDMALLSLDLDEYEVLDEDLPPPGPTAPDGYSEEPLQEGGFELIPSLPGDMYAQNPDLQDQSLAPHDDPGSFISIHSDVTVYPQYPDSDVEFALDDADESGYFELEIGAEGDEYNDLYLDESAIGGIDAEDDRRS